ATTGAAAGTAAAATTGATTTTCCACCATTCAATAGATCATTAAAAGATGGTTTTGCAATTAAAGCAGAGGATAGTTATGGGGTAAATGAAGAAAATCCTAAAAAACTTAAGGTTATTGACTTTTTAGAAGCAGGATCATTTAGCGATAAAACTGTAGAACTTGGAAAATCTGTTGAAATAAGTACTGGTGCTCCAATTCCAGATGGTGCAGATGCAGTTGTTATGGTAGAATTTAGTAATAGGGCAGAGGAAAATAGTGAACTTGAAGAAGATGAAATAGAAATTTTAACAAGTGTTACACCATCTCAAGACATTGGTCAGAAAGGTTCTGATGTTAAAAAGGGACAAGTAATCCTTGATGAAAATATATTACTTAATCCTCCTAAAATAGGGGTAATAGCTGCTCAAGGTATCAATACTGTTAATGTTTATAAAAAACCTAAAGTAGGAATTATCTCAACTGGAAATGAATTATTAACTAATCAAGAAGAATTGAAACCTGGAAAAATCTATGATGTAAATAGTGAAATGATTAAAGCAGGAGTTAATAACTGTGGAGCAGAAGGAAGATGCTTAGGAATTGTAAAAGATATTTATGATGATTTAAAAACTAAAATCCAAGAATCTTTAAAAGAATGTGATATTTTATTATGCTCTGGAGGAACCTCTGCAGGGGTAGGGGATAATATTAGAGATATTCTTGATGAACTTGGAGAGGTTTATATTCATGGAATTACTGTACAACCTGGAAAACCAACTATTCTTGGAGTAGTTGATGGAAAAATAGTTATTGGACTTCCAGGAAATCCGGTTTCTGCTATTGTAATTTTTAATGTATTTGTTGCACCATCTATTAAAAAATTAGCTGGTTTTAAAGAGGAAGAAGAACAGAAAACAATTAAAGGAACTTTAGCAAGAAGAATCCACTCACCAATAGGAAGAATGCAATACCAACTAGTTAGAGTGGAAGATGATACTGTTTATCCAATATTTAAAGATTCTGGAGCAATATTCTCACTTGCAAGTGCAGCAGGTTATACAAAAGTTTCTAAACAGACTGAATTACTTGAAGAAGGAGAAGAAGTTGAAGTAATTTTATTTAATTAAATTTATAGCAATCATCAAATAAACAATTATAAAAAATTTATATATGAGAAATAAATATTATTAAATTAAATGGGTTAAAATAAATACTATTAAATTAAATGGGTAAAAATAAATACTATTAAATTAAAGGTGTTAAAATAAATACTATTAAATTAAAGGTGTTAAAATGGAAATTGTAGAAAAAACAATAGAAGATCAAAAAATAGCTATCATGAATTATAAAGGTTCTTTAGATGATATGGAAGTTTTAATTTCTAAATTAATTGGTTGGAGTGAAGTTGAAGAAATTGAAACTATTGGAGACTTATTTGCAATATTTTATAATAATCCAAGAAAGGTTAAAGAAAATGAAGTTGTATATGATGTAGGAATTCCAATAAATCCAGAATTAGATCCTGATGATACTGAAGAAATAAAAATAGTAACTATTATCGAGCACAAAGTTTTATCTGGAATACACAATGGAAGTTTAGATAACATTCAAGAAAGCTACAACAC
The window above is part of the Methanobrevibacter olleyae genome. Proteins encoded here:
- a CDS encoding GyrI-like domain-containing protein; this translates as MEIVEKTIEDQKIAIMNYKGSLDDMEVLISKLIGWSEVEEIETIGDLFAIFYNNPRKVKENEVVYDVGIPINPELDPDDTEEIKIVTIIEHKVLSGIHNGSLDNIQESYNTMAEYSVENKYDIIGSPKEIYIKNKFEVDNEEDMVTEIQLPVIKMG
- a CDS encoding molybdenum cofactor synthesis domain-containing protein, translated to MGVEFLKIKEVDEAKEIINEKFNEYYTPQPEVIDISDSNNRITFSKIESKIDFPPFNRSLKDGFAIKAEDSYGVNEENPKKLKVIDFLEAGSFSDKTVELGKSVEISTGAPIPDGADAVVMVEFSNRAEENSELEEDEIEILTSVTPSQDIGQKGSDVKKGQVILDENILLNPPKIGVIAAQGINTVNVYKKPKVGIISTGNELLTNQEELKPGKIYDVNSEMIKAGVNNCGAEGRCLGIVKDIYDDLKTKIQESLKECDILLCSGGTSAGVGDNIRDILDELGEVYIHGITVQPGKPTILGVVDGKIVIGLPGNPVSAIVIFNVFVAPSIKKLAGFKEEEEQKTIKGTLARRIHSPIGRMQYQLVRVEDDTVYPIFKDSGAIFSLASAAGYTKVSKQTELLEEGEEVEVILFN